The following proteins are co-located in the Callospermophilus lateralis isolate mCalLat2 chromosome 8, mCalLat2.hap1, whole genome shotgun sequence genome:
- the Cabs1 gene encoding calcium-binding and spermatid-specific protein 1: MAEDGLPKIYSHPPTESSKTSPEATIFFGADNTIPRSETTITSEGDHITSVNDYMLESDFSTTTVNKLMSTKEGFISEDDIETQTKSTTHLEKEATTLTGTTHSIAKDSITENFIPVKIGNVSSPVATVSLIDFSASKAKEDIVLATINAEGEDISMTAEVSGTLQNSTARVADTPEIKVSKTNSSIKSKVPSDGAVPVTDSSIPEAEISPSTEKNFTTIPDITDLAEENITEIDLIASEDDPSSFTKVSDSDEEKFITVFELTASAEKDKDNPEDNLTDDEESTDEVNVWIERGMANEAETHSVLLTAVESRYDFIVPASAAMSFLGEPATKKTEDTPENNTVESVKVTESLSGITPELDTTNQKEDTSADETGVFKLLKEDPDEFMI; encoded by the coding sequence ATGGCTGAGGATGGTTTGCCTAAAATTTATTCTCATCCTCCAACAGAAAGCAGTAAAACATCACCTGAAGCAACCATTTTCTTTGGGGCTGACAACACTATTCCTAGATCAGAAACAACTATTACTTCAGAAGGAGACCACATAACTTCAGTAAATGACTATATGCTAGAAAGTGATTTTTCAACAACTACAGTCAACAAACTTATGTCTACTAAGGAAGGATTCATATCAGAAGATGATATTGAGACCCAGACTAAGTCAACAACTCATCTGGAAAAAGAAGCTACTACTCTGACTGGCACTACACACTCCATAGCTAAGgattctattactgaaaatttcATTCCAGTGAAAATTGGAAATGTTTCATCCCCAGTCGCTACAGTTTCTTTAATAGATTTTTCCGCCAGCAAGGCAAAAGAAGATATCGTCTTGGCTACCATTAATGCAGAAGGTGAAGATATCTCCATGACTGCCGAAGTCTCTGGCACACTACAGAACAGCACTGCCAGGGTTGCTGATACCCCTGAAATCAAAGTTAGCAAGACTAATTCCTCAATCAAATCCAAGGTTCCTTCTGATGGGGCTGTCCCAGTTACTGATTCCTCTATTCCTGAAGCTGAAATCTCTCCATCTACTGAAAAAAACTTCACCACCATTCCAGACATAACTGACCTTGCAGAAGAGAACATAACTGAAATTGACCTAATTGCTTCAGAGGATGACCCCAGTTCTTTTACTAAAGTCAGTGACTCTGATGAAGAAAAGTTTATTACAGTGTTTGAACTTACTGCCTCTGCTGAAAAAGACAAAGACAACCCAGAAGATAATCTAACTGATGATGAAGAGTCTACTGATGAAGTCAATGTTTGGATAGAGAGAGGCATGGCAAATGAAGCAGAGACCCATTCTGTTTTACTTACTGCTGTTGAATCCAGATATGACTTCATTGTGCCTGCATCAGCTGCTATGAGCTTTTTGGGAGAACCAGCTACTAAGAAAACAGAAGATACACCTGAAAATAATACAGTGGAATCTGTCAAGGTCACTGAGTCACTTTCTGGAATTACCCCTGAACTAGATACCACAAACCAAAAAGAAGACACTTCTGCAGATGAAACAGGTGTCTTTAAACTACTAAAAGAAGATCCAGATGAGTTCATGATTTAA